Proteins from a single region of Natrinema salifodinae:
- a CDS encoding signal peptidase I yields MTTAALAKRGLGFGVALAIILLLVGQALGQPILLGYVATGSMEPTIDAGDGFVAIPDLVAGDVEEGDVVVYQARDLHDGGLTTHRVVDETEEGYVTKGDANPFTDQDGGEPHVTDGQIVAEAWRVDGEVVTIPHLGTAVMGIQGLAERASGTAASIVGVTTTASADDLGALLVAIGVATLGFGTVLDRLGPARRETTRSRSRENVIAFRTALGLVLLVFVTFATAAMVVPSGTYEYELVSAESPSDDPQVVAPGGRTELTRTVDNAGYLPVVVVHEAESGGIDPSSEWQMIGIRDSSETSVTLSAPDETGEYTRHLGEYRYLAVLPPPVLVWLHGVTPLAAIAAVNGVIVVIAITTVLAAVGTGDVRFRTAGDHVPLSTRWNRTLRKWRRDRERDRE; encoded by the coding sequence TCGTCGGCCAGGCGCTCGGCCAACCGATTTTGCTCGGCTACGTCGCGACCGGCAGCATGGAGCCGACGATCGACGCCGGCGACGGGTTCGTCGCGATTCCCGATCTCGTGGCCGGCGACGTCGAGGAGGGCGACGTCGTCGTCTACCAGGCCAGGGACCTCCACGACGGCGGGCTGACGACCCACCGCGTAGTCGACGAGACCGAGGAGGGGTACGTGACGAAGGGCGACGCGAACCCGTTTACCGACCAGGACGGCGGGGAACCCCACGTCACGGACGGCCAGATCGTCGCCGAGGCCTGGCGGGTCGACGGCGAGGTCGTGACGATCCCCCACCTCGGCACCGCGGTGATGGGCATTCAGGGGCTCGCCGAGCGGGCGTCCGGGACCGCCGCGTCGATCGTCGGCGTGACGACGACGGCGTCCGCGGACGACCTCGGTGCGCTGCTGGTCGCGATCGGCGTCGCCACGCTCGGGTTCGGCACCGTCCTCGATCGACTCGGTCCCGCCAGGCGCGAGACGACCAGGTCCCGCTCGCGCGAGAACGTGATCGCGTTCCGGACCGCGCTCGGACTCGTCTTGCTCGTGTTCGTCACGTTCGCGACCGCGGCGATGGTAGTTCCGTCGGGCACCTACGAGTACGAACTCGTCAGCGCCGAGTCGCCGAGCGACGATCCGCAGGTCGTCGCGCCTGGCGGGCGAACGGAACTTACCCGCACCGTCGACAACGCCGGGTACCTGCCCGTCGTCGTCGTTCACGAGGCCGAGAGCGGCGGTATCGACCCCAGTTCAGAGTGGCAGATGATCGGCATCCGTGACAGCAGTGAGACGTCGGTGACGCTGTCCGCGCCCGACGAGACGGGCGAGTACACGCGTCACCTCGGGGAGTATCGCTACCTCGCCGTGTTGCCGCCGCCCGTGCTCGTCTGGCTACACGGCGTCACCCCGCTGGCCGCCATCGCGGCGGTCAATGGGGTTATCGTCGTGATTGCGATCACGACCGTGCTCGCGGCCGTCGGCACGGGGGACGTCCGCTTCCGGACTGCGGGCGATCACGTTCCGTTGTCGACCCGGTGGAACCGGACGCTGCGGAAGTGGCGTCGGGACCGAGAGCGTGATCGTGAGTAG
- a CDS encoding M20 family metallopeptidase, whose amino-acid sequence MSVVELTRDLVSIPSHEDETAAGDFVEAWLRRETDAEVRRDEAGNVIARKGTGADAETLALVGHHDVVEPAESQVVNAGDDAARTGDGATEYVVAERDGRLYGRGAADMKGALAAAMLAFRDATPAGELVFASFVGEEVGGVGARHAIESGFAPDYAVVGEGSTNYSGPDVTDVAVAHKGRRGSTITARGQAAHASEADAGENAIYRATAAVDLVRDLEPPSVKVAGERLDGRLTVTEIEGGSAMNVVPARCEFTVDERTVPGERAPLGRVEELEDVEWRVDQDLPPMRCDDRAFAEAVLAAADGAQDGEPELVTKPHATDAGWLAEAGTECVIYGPSEPGEAHTDDESVSIAVLERCRETYRRVAEEWPTAR is encoded by the coding sequence ATGTCCGTCGTCGAACTGACGCGCGACCTGGTCTCGATCCCGAGCCACGAGGACGAGACCGCCGCCGGCGATTTCGTCGAGGCCTGGCTTCGCCGTGAGACCGACGCCGAGGTACGCCGGGACGAGGCAGGGAACGTGATCGCTCGCAAGGGAACGGGAGCGGACGCAGAGACGCTCGCGCTCGTAGGCCACCACGATGTCGTCGAGCCGGCCGAGTCACAGGTCGTCAACGCGGGCGATGACGCGGCCAGGACCGGCGACGGCGCGACCGAGTACGTCGTCGCGGAACGCGACGGCCGCCTCTACGGGCGCGGCGCGGCGGACATGAAAGGGGCGCTGGCGGCCGCCATGCTCGCGTTCCGCGACGCGACCCCTGCGGGAGAACTCGTCTTCGCGAGCTTCGTGGGCGAGGAGGTCGGCGGCGTCGGCGCGCGACACGCGATCGAATCGGGATTCGCGCCCGACTACGCCGTCGTCGGCGAGGGATCGACCAACTACTCGGGGCCGGACGTCACCGACGTCGCCGTCGCGCACAAGGGTCGTCGGGGGAGCACGATCACCGCCCGCGGCCAGGCGGCCCACGCCAGCGAGGCCGACGCCGGGGAGAACGCCATCTACCGCGCCACCGCGGCCGTTGACCTGGTTCGCGACCTCGAGCCGCCGTCGGTCAAGGTGGCCGGTGAGCGACTCGACGGCCGGCTCACCGTCACGGAGATCGAGGGCGGCTCGGCGATGAACGTCGTTCCCGCCCGGTGCGAGTTCACCGTCGACGAGCGGACGGTTCCGGGCGAGCGGGCGCCGCTCGGGCGCGTCGAGGAACTCGAGGACGTCGAGTGGCGTGTCGATCAGGATCTGCCGCCGATGCGTTGTGACGACCGAGCGTTCGCCGAAGCCGTGTTGGCGGCCGCCGACGGCGCGCAGGACGGCGAGCCCGAACTGGTGACGAAACCCCACGCAACCGACGCGGGCTGGCTCGCCGAGGCCGGGACGGAGTGCGTGATCTACGGCCCCTCCGAGCCGGGCGAGGCCCACACCGACGACGAGAGCGTCTCGATCGCCGTTCTCGAGCGGTGTCGCGAGACCTACCGGCGGGTCGCGGAAGAATGGCCGACGGCGCGGTAA
- a CDS encoding MarR family transcriptional regulator, which yields MAETDGEEIEDLPPSAKLVFKVLEYDGPLTQKQIVEESMLSARTVRYALERLEEIGIVDEDIYFADARQSLYRLEEPVAADGNGVDESQTPKKDACCAE from the coding sequence ATGGCAGAGACCGACGGGGAGGAGATCGAAGACTTGCCACCGAGCGCGAAACTCGTCTTCAAGGTCCTCGAGTACGACGGGCCGCTGACGCAGAAGCAGATCGTCGAGGAATCGATGCTTTCGGCCCGGACGGTTCGGTACGCGCTCGAGCGCCTCGAAGAGATCGGTATCGTCGACGAGGACATCTACTTCGCTGACGCCCGTCAGAGCCTCTATCGGCTGGAAGAACCGGTCGCGGCCGACGGCAACGGCGTCGACGAATCCCAGACCCCGAAGAAAGACGCCTGCTGTGCGGAATAA
- a CDS encoding carboxypeptidase M32, which yields MATDQARSDADEADTYDRLERRVERISNVGNAAGILQWDQEVVMPDEGTPARAQQLSTLSSISHELLTADETGDLLDELEEGELADDQAAVVRELRRQYDRETSVPQELVEEISATASNAHPKWKRAKEEDDFERFAPTLEKLVELRREYAEQIDPDAEPYAVLFSEYEPYIDLETAERVLERLREELVPLIDAIQESDADLETDAFAGEFEDDDQEALARDVLDSLGYDWDRGRLDTAPHPFSSGTQFDARVTTRFEEDDLLGSITSTIHEFGHANYTLGLPDDGYGTPLGEARDLSVHESQSRLWENHVGRSRPFWEHFLPIARERFPELADVSPEAAYEAANQVYDDNLIRVEADELTYHLHIVIRFEIERALINGELEVSEVPEVWNDKYEAYLGVRPETDAEGCLQDIHWSHGDFGYFPTYSLGSVLAAQLYAAAADDLGEFDAQIREGEFDELNGWLRENVHRHGKRYVTPDLIERATGEGLTADHFLEYVTSKYGDLYDLEDY from the coding sequence ATGGCGACCGATCAGGCCCGGAGCGACGCCGACGAGGCCGACACGTACGACCGGCTCGAACGGCGAGTCGAACGGATCTCGAACGTCGGCAACGCCGCCGGCATCCTCCAGTGGGACCAGGAAGTCGTAATGCCCGACGAAGGGACGCCCGCCCGCGCACAGCAGCTCTCGACGCTGTCATCGATCAGTCACGAGCTTCTGACAGCCGACGAGACGGGCGACCTCCTCGACGAACTCGAAGAAGGCGAGTTAGCGGACGACCAGGCCGCGGTCGTCCGGGAGCTCCGCCGGCAGTACGACCGCGAGACGAGCGTCCCGCAGGAACTCGTCGAGGAAATCTCCGCGACGGCGTCGAACGCCCATCCGAAGTGGAAGCGGGCCAAGGAGGAGGACGACTTCGAGCGCTTCGCGCCGACGCTCGAGAAGCTGGTCGAACTCCGACGGGAGTACGCCGAACAGATCGATCCCGACGCCGAGCCCTACGCCGTGCTCTTCTCGGAGTACGAGCCCTACATCGATCTCGAGACCGCGGAGCGAGTTCTCGAGCGGCTCCGCGAGGAACTCGTCCCGCTGATCGACGCGATCCAGGAGAGCGACGCCGACCTCGAGACGGACGCCTTCGCGGGCGAGTTCGAGGACGACGATCAGGAGGCGCTGGCCCGCGACGTCCTCGACTCGCTGGGTTACGACTGGGATCGTGGCCGCCTGGATACGGCTCCCCATCCGTTCTCCTCGGGGACGCAGTTCGACGCCCGCGTGACGACCAGATTCGAGGAGGACGACCTGCTGGGCTCGATCACCTCGACGATCCACGAGTTCGGCCACGCCAACTACACGCTCGGGCTGCCCGACGACGGCTACGGCACGCCGCTGGGCGAGGCGCGGGACCTCTCGGTCCACGAGTCCCAGTCCCGGCTCTGGGAGAACCACGTCGGCCGTTCGCGGCCCTTCTGGGAGCATTTCCTGCCGATCGCCCGCGAGCGGTTCCCCGAACTCGCAGACGTCTCTCCCGAGGCGGCCTACGAGGCGGCCAACCAGGTCTACGACGACAACCTCATTCGGGTCGAGGCGGACGAGCTCACCTACCACCTCCACATCGTGATCCGCTTCGAGATCGAGCGCGCCCTGATCAACGGCGAGCTCGAGGTCTCCGAGGTGCCCGAGGTCTGGAACGACAAGTACGAGGCGTACCTCGGCGTGCGCCCCGAGACGGACGCGGAAGGCTGTCTCCAGGACATCCACTGGTCCCACGGTGACTTCGGCTACTTCCCGACCTACTCGCTGGGCTCGGTGCTCGCGGCCCAGCTGTACGCCGCCGCGGCGGACGACCTCGGGGAATTCGACGCGCAGATCCGCGAGGGCGAGTTCGACGAACTCAACGGTTGGCTCCGCGAGAACGTGCATCGGCACGGCAAGCGCTACGTCACGCCCGACCTGATCGAGCGCGCCACCGGCGAGGGGCTGACCGCCGATCACTTCCTCGAGTACGTCACGTCGAAGTACGGCGACCTGTACGACCTCGAGGACTACTGA
- a CDS encoding DUF5305 domain-containing protein: MIGNPRIDLLLAEHGRSIAIALAVLGVLSIGATGWAVANPETTTAPQFGEERVKSQAHTSAVVTENGTLWTEGDRITDSSVYLLDASPALTVEPETRLRNETGETLIEDGDVTHELVLRFEAVRDGAAFWNETHRVLRESPTVENGVATSAATIDVEAHRERQRELEREIAGVGSVDLVMELRTEYDTGHHQGTITTETPVVITDEAYWFEGSLSESALHSHRSGTARTTESRSPALIGGLSLLGTLSLAGAALVARRSPTDADAARRRVHEQRYAEWISEGSIPMWIGDYHVSLDTLEDVVDVAIDTNERVVHDRQRGLFAVVNDSVVYYYSDRGRWAETAWPELDLEDQSAVVDAGGTLSADELSELDGSDEFAAPDDPDGFEDDEEVWEQL; the protein is encoded by the coding sequence ATGATCGGCAATCCGCGGATCGATCTGTTGCTCGCGGAACACGGCCGCTCGATCGCGATCGCACTGGCCGTTCTCGGCGTGCTCTCGATCGGCGCGACCGGCTGGGCCGTCGCGAATCCGGAGACGACGACCGCACCGCAGTTCGGCGAGGAGCGGGTCAAGTCCCAAGCGCATACGAGCGCCGTCGTCACCGAGAACGGGACGCTCTGGACGGAGGGCGACCGGATCACCGACAGCTCCGTCTACTTGCTCGACGCCTCGCCGGCGCTGACGGTCGAACCCGAGACGCGCCTGCGAAACGAGACCGGGGAAACGCTGATCGAAGACGGGGATGTCACGCACGAACTCGTGCTCCGGTTCGAGGCGGTCCGCGACGGGGCCGCGTTCTGGAACGAGACCCACCGGGTCCTGCGCGAGTCGCCGACCGTCGAGAACGGGGTCGCGACGTCGGCAGCGACGATCGACGTCGAGGCCCACCGCGAGCGCCAGCGGGAACTCGAGCGCGAGATCGCCGGCGTCGGTTCGGTCGACCTGGTGATGGAACTCCGGACCGAGTACGATACCGGACACCATCAGGGAACGATCACGACCGAAACACCGGTGGTGATAACGGACGAGGCCTACTGGTTCGAGGGATCGCTCTCCGAGTCGGCCCTTCACAGCCACCGGAGCGGCACGGCGCGAACGACCGAGTCCCGGAGCCCGGCGCTGATCGGCGGCCTGTCGCTGTTGGGGACGCTCTCGCTCGCCGGCGCGGCCCTCGTCGCCCGCCGCTCGCCGACCGACGCCGACGCCGCTCGTCGGCGAGTCCACGAACAGCGGTACGCCGAGTGGATCTCGGAGGGCTCGATCCCGATGTGGATCGGCGACTACCACGTCTCGCTGGACACGCTGGAGGACGTCGTCGACGTCGCGATCGACACGAACGAGCGCGTCGTCCACGACCGACAACGCGGCCTGTTCGCGGTCGTCAACGACAGCGTCGTCTACTACTACAGCGACCGCGGCCGCTGGGCGGAGACCGCCTGGCCGGAACTGGATCTGGAGGATCAGTCGGCAGTCGTCGACGCCGGCGGAACGCTGTCCGCCGACGAACTCTCGGAACTCGACGGGAGCGACGAGTTCGCGGCCCCCGACGATCCGGACGGGTTCGAGGACGACGAGGAGGTCTGGGAACAGCTGTGA
- a CDS encoding NAD+ synthase, producing MGADSKTFVYESIEHTNGPFFTDQHSLAAVRERIVADVRATVADADADGVVVAMSGGIDSTLTAALAVEAVGADSVLGLGLPSHKTDQADVSDARTIAAGLGIDFEEIQLRPILDAFEDTVATALEPEPDADERPIERNREIGNVTARLRMVAAYYAANRQARVVLGTANRSELLLGYITKHGDGAADAYPIGDLYKTEVRALAKQMGLPRRIVSKEPTAGFWATQTDADELGARYDVIDPLLSRLVDEDRSIDDAVAELRLDRETAVEIASLHADTAHKRALPPTPGIGGRDGGTAVDGADSLD from the coding sequence ATGGGCGCAGATAGCAAAACGTTCGTCTACGAGAGCATCGAACATACGAACGGGCCGTTTTTCACTGACCAGCACTCGCTCGCGGCGGTCCGCGAGCGGATCGTCGCCGACGTTCGGGCGACCGTCGCCGACGCGGACGCGGACGGCGTCGTCGTCGCGATGAGCGGCGGCATCGACTCGACGCTGACGGCAGCTTTGGCGGTCGAGGCTGTCGGCGCCGACAGCGTGCTCGGGCTCGGCCTCCCCTCTCACAAGACCGACCAGGCGGACGTCAGTGACGCCCGCACGATCGCGGCGGGACTGGGAATCGACTTCGAGGAGATCCAATTACGACCGATCCTCGACGCCTTCGAGGACACCGTCGCAACCGCGCTCGAACCGGAACCGGACGCCGACGAGCGGCCGATCGAGCGGAACCGTGAGATCGGAAACGTCACCGCGCGGCTCCGAATGGTTGCGGCCTACTACGCGGCCAACCGCCAGGCGCGGGTCGTGCTCGGCACCGCGAACCGGTCGGAGCTGTTGCTCGGCTACATCACCAAACACGGGGATGGCGCGGCCGACGCCTATCCGATCGGGGACCTCTACAAGACGGAGGTCCGGGCGCTCGCGAAGCAGATGGGGCTGCCCCGCCGGATCGTCAGCAAGGAACCGACGGCGGGCTTCTGGGCCACCCAGACTGATGCCGACGAGCTCGGCGCGCGGTACGACGTCATCGACCCGCTGCTGTCCCGACTCGTCGACGAGGACCGGTCGATCGACGACGCCGTCGCCGAGTTGCGACTCGATCGCGAGACGGCCGTCGAGATCGCGTCGCTGCACGCCGATACCGCGCACAAACGTGCGCTCCCGCCGACGCCGGGGATCGGCGGGCGCGACGGTGGAACCGCCGTCGACGGCGCCGATTCGCTCGATTGA
- a CDS encoding PINc/VapC family ATPase, translating to MNVVPDTSVVIDGRVSATVDDGQFEGATISVPEAVVAELEAQANDGIDTGWDGLEELQRLADLADEGVIELEYVGERPNAIERGHASEGEIDALIRDLAEDLGATFLTSDVVQAEVARAKGLDVEHVSPETREVGTLTVENYFDESTMSVHLKTDAVPKAKRGDLGEMRYEAIADEPLDEATMDEYAREIVDAAKEASGGFIELSEPGMKIVQFRDYRIAIGRPPFSDGIEITAVRPIAQTDIEDYEHADELKERLLERQRGVLISGAPGAGKSTFAQAVARYISDHDYSVKTMEKPRDLQVGPDITQYTELAGEMANTADALLMVRPDYTIYDEVRKTDDFEVFADMRLAGVGMIGVVHATRPIDALQRLVGRVELGMIPQVVDTVVYIEAGEVETVYDVKTEVKVPAGLTEEDLARPVIQVTNFRTDEPEYEIYTFNRQVVTVPLKDEEGGPANESGVDRIAKQEIEREIRSVARGYVDVQLKSQDKAVAYVEEDDISSVIGKGGGRITDIENRLGIDIDVRTHDENPNYGAGGAGPGGTSANGGGGTGGQAGQIVQPEITSRHIVIPVDGNHGETVEVQAAGDYLFTATVSRGGEIQVSRGSAIAEELERAIDRTDPITIVPS from the coding sequence ATGAACGTCGTGCCGGATACGAGCGTGGTCATCGACGGCCGCGTCTCGGCGACAGTCGACGACGGGCAGTTCGAGGGAGCGACGATTTCGGTGCCGGAAGCCGTCGTCGCGGAACTCGAAGCGCAGGCCAACGACGGGATCGACACCGGCTGGGACGGACTGGAGGAACTCCAGCGTCTCGCCGACCTCGCCGACGAGGGCGTCATCGAACTCGAGTACGTCGGCGAGCGGCCCAACGCCATCGAGCGGGGCCACGCCTCCGAGGGCGAAATCGACGCCCTGATCCGCGACCTCGCGGAGGACCTCGGGGCCACGTTCCTCACGAGCGACGTCGTCCAGGCGGAGGTCGCCCGGGCGAAGGGCCTCGACGTCGAGCACGTCTCCCCCGAGACGCGCGAGGTGGGGACACTCACCGTCGAGAACTACTTCGACGAGAGCACGATGAGCGTCCACCTCAAGACGGACGCGGTCCCGAAGGCCAAGCGCGGCGACCTCGGCGAGATGCGCTACGAGGCGATCGCCGACGAACCCCTCGACGAGGCGACGATGGACGAGTACGCCCGCGAGATCGTCGACGCCGCCAAGGAGGCGTCGGGCGGCTTCATCGAACTCTCCGAGCCCGGGATGAAGATCGTCCAGTTCCGAGACTACCGGATCGCGATCGGTCGCCCGCCCTTTTCCGACGGCATCGAGATCACCGCCGTCCGGCCGATCGCCCAGACCGACATCGAAGACTACGAGCACGCCGACGAACTCAAGGAACGACTACTCGAGCGCCAGCGCGGCGTCCTCATCTCGGGCGCGCCCGGGGCCGGGAAGTCGACGTTCGCCCAGGCGGTCGCCCGCTACATCTCCGATCACGACTACTCGGTCAAGACCATGGAGAAGCCCCGCGACCTTCAGGTCGGCCCGGACATCACCCAGTACACGGAACTGGCAGGCGAGATGGCCAACACCGCCGACGCCCTGCTGATGGTCCGGCCGGACTACACCATCTACGACGAGGTCCGCAAGACCGACGACTTCGAGGTCTTCGCGGACATGCGCCTGGCCGGCGTCGGCATGATCGGCGTCGTCCACGCGACCCGCCCGATCGACGCGCTCCAGCGCCTGGTCGGCCGGGTCGAACTCGGGATGATTCCGCAGGTCGTCGACACCGTCGTCTACATCGAGGCCGGGGAGGTCGAGACCGTCTACGACGTCAAAACCGAGGTCAAGGTCCCCGCGGGACTCACCGAGGAGGACCTGGCCCGTCCGGTCATCCAGGTCACGAACTTCCGGACCGACGAACCCGAGTACGAGATCTACACGTTCAACCGCCAGGTCGTCACCGTTCCGCTCAAAGACGAGGAGGGCGGCCCGGCCAACGAGTCCGGCGTCGACCGCATCGCCAAACAGGAGATCGAGCGCGAGATCCGCTCGGTCGCCCGCGGCTACGTCGACGTCCAACTCAAGAGCCAGGACAAGGCGGTCGCCTACGTCGAGGAGGACGACATCTCGAGCGTCATCGGCAAGGGCGGCGGTCGCATCACCGACATCGAGAACCGCCTGGGGATCGACATCGACGTCCGCACCCACGACGAGAATCCCAACTACGGCGCGGGCGGCGCCGGTCCCGGCGGCACCAGCGCGAACGGCGGCGGCGGTACCGGCGGCCAGGCCGGCCAGATCGTCCAGCCCGAAATCACCTCCCGGCACATCGTCATCCCGGTAGACGGGAACCACGGCGAGACCGTCGAGGTGCAGGCCGCCGGCGACTACCTCTTTACGGCGACGGTGAGCCGCGGCGGCGAGATTCAGGTTTCGCGCGGGAGCGCGATCGCGGAGGAACTCGAGCGGGCGATCGATCGGACGGATCCGATCACGATCGTGCCGTCGTAG